The DNA window AAGGGGCAAAGCGCCAACGAGATGGCAGCCGCCACCATCGAAGAGATCAGGCGGCTGTTCGCGGCGATCGGCATCACGCCAACGCTGGCGGATCTCGGCCTCCCCGCCGACAAGCTTGACTGGACCGCCGAGCAAGCGCTCGGCATCGACCGCCTCATCAAGAACAACCCGCGCCCCTTCGATCTCGCCACCATGCGACGCCTTGTCCAGGCAGCCCATGACGGCGACCTCGCCGCATGCGTTATGTGAAAAACGGAACAAAGCGATGAATTTGAACGCTCAGCAACTCGACCAGGACGGCTATGACGTGCGCGGCTTTTCACACGGGCTCTATATCGACGGCATCTGGCGACCGTCCTCGGATGGCCGGCTCATCGATGTCGTCGATCCCTCCTCAGGGTCGGTGATCGCCGCGGTTCCCGATGCGACGCTCGAGGACGCCATCGCTGCCGTCGAGGCCGCGGCCAAGGCGGCCAAAGGATGGCGGGAGACGGCGCCGCGCAAACGCTCGGAAATCCTTCGGCGCTGTTTTGAGCTGATGGTCGAACGGTCCGAAACGCTCGCCATGCTGATCTCGCTGGAGAATGGCAAGGCGCTGCGCGACGCGCGTGGCGAGGTGGCTTATGCGGCTGAGTTCTTCCGCTGGAATGCCGAAGAGGCGGTCCGGATCACCGGAGAATTCGGCACAGCGCCATCCGGCACCAACAGGATCGTGGTCGACTATGAGCCAATCGGCATTTGCGTGCTGATCACGCCTTGGAACTTTCCCGCCGCGATGGCGACCCGGAAAATCGCGCCGGCGTTGGCGGCGGGCTGTACGGTCATCCTGAAACCGGCCAGCGAAACGCCGCTGACTGCCTTCGCGCTGGCGGCGCTCTACAGCGACGCCGGCGTGCCGGCCGGCGTCGTCAATGTGATCACCACGACCAATCCCGGCCCGTTGACCTCGGCCATGCTGGCCGATCCGCGTGTCAGGAAGCTCTCCTTCACCGGCTCAACTGGAGTCGGCCGAACCTTGCTCGGCGAGGCCGCCAGGCATGTAATCTCCTGTTCGATGG is part of the Mesorhizobium loti genome and encodes:
- a CDS encoding NAD-dependent succinate-semialdehyde dehydrogenase; translation: MNLNAQQLDQDGYDVRGFSHGLYIDGIWRPSSDGRLIDVVDPSSGSVIAAVPDATLEDAIAAVEAAAKAAKGWRETAPRKRSEILRRCFELMVERSETLAMLISLENGKALRDARGEVAYAAEFFRWNAEEAVRITGEFGTAPSGTNRIVVDYEPIGICVLITPWNFPAAMATRKIAPALAAGCTVILKPASETPLTAFALAALYSDAGVPAGVVNVITTTNPGPLTSAMLADPRVRKLSFTGSTGVGRTLLGEAARHVISCSMELGGNAPFVVFDDADLDAALDGAMIAKMRNAGEACTAANRLYVQSGIHDAFAEGLSKRMAALKVGAGTNADTECGPMITKKAVDKIDRLVKDAVSRGAKVLCGGSTSDSEGFFYPPTVLSEVSPQADMAHEEIFGPVAPITRFETEEEAIEYANDTEYGLAAYIYTRDVGRGMRVASGIEAGMIGLNRGLMSDPAAPFGGVKQSGLGREGGQHHGIAEFMEAKYIAVTF